The following are from one region of the Advenella mimigardefordensis DPN7 genome:
- the tpiA gene encoding triose-phosphate isomerase: MSVRRRLVIGNWKMNGSKAENQQLLSDLVKLQNTAASGEEAAELAVCAPFPYLQQVADILKDSAIGWGGQDASEHASGAYTGEVSVAMLAEFGCAWAIVGHSERRAYHGESSDVVARKAAAAIAGGITPVVCVGETQAEREAGNTLQVISSQLEPVLALGADAVAKMVLAYEPVWAIGTGLTASPEQAQEVHAHIRGLLVQAGAPEQRILYGGSVKAANAASLFAKEDIDGALVGGASLVATDFQGIASA; the protein is encoded by the coding sequence ATGAGTGTGCGTCGGCGGCTGGTTATCGGGAACTGGAAAATGAATGGCAGCAAGGCTGAAAATCAGCAGTTGCTTTCGGATCTGGTCAAGCTACAGAACACCGCAGCTAGCGGTGAGGAAGCGGCGGAGCTGGCCGTATGCGCACCTTTTCCTTACCTGCAGCAAGTGGCAGATATTCTCAAAGATAGTGCGATAGGTTGGGGTGGTCAGGATGCCAGTGAGCATGCCAGCGGCGCCTATACTGGTGAGGTGTCGGTCGCGATGCTTGCCGAGTTCGGCTGTGCCTGGGCGATTGTGGGTCATTCCGAGCGTCGTGCCTATCATGGCGAAAGTAGCGATGTGGTTGCGCGCAAGGCAGCTGCGGCCATTGCAGGCGGTATCACGCCTGTGGTATGCGTGGGTGAAACACAGGCCGAACGCGAGGCGGGCAATACGCTACAGGTCATCAGCAGTCAGCTTGAGCCGGTATTGGCGCTGGGTGCCGACGCGGTCGCAAAAATGGTTCTTGCGTACGAGCCGGTATGGGCGATTGGTACGGGGCTCACTGCCTCGCCGGAGCAGGCGCAGGAAGTCCACGCGCATATTCGCGGCCTGCTTGTACAGGCGGGTGCGCCTGAGCAGCGCATCCTGTATGGCGGTAGTGTGAAGGCTGCAAATGCTGCAAGCCTGTTTGCCAAAGAAGATATTGACGGTGCGCTGGTGGGGGGCGCCTCGCTGGTTGCAACAGATTTTCAGGGAATTGCCAGCGCCTAG